One stretch of Streptomyces peucetius DNA includes these proteins:
- a CDS encoding TIGR03936 family radical SAM-associated protein codes for MQRIRLRYTKRGRLRFTSHRDFQRAFERALRRAEVPMAYSAGFTPHPKVSYANAAPTGTGSEAEYLEIALTDRRDPDKLRELLDESLPAGLDITDAVEARTSGLADRLTASVWELRLEGVEPRDAESAVAAFLAAETVEVQRKTKNGMRTFDARGAVAGLEAGHAASDRSGDGPCAILRLVVRHVTPAVRPDDVLSGLRAVADLAPPVPAAVTRLAQGLFDEESGTVTDPLAPDREAAPAVPSTAAGTASATAPEGPAA; via the coding sequence GTGCAGCGCATCCGACTGCGCTACACCAAGCGCGGCCGCCTCCGGTTCACCAGCCACCGTGACTTCCAGCGCGCCTTCGAGCGGGCGCTGCGGCGCGCCGAGGTGCCCATGGCGTACTCGGCGGGCTTCACCCCGCACCCCAAGGTGTCGTACGCCAATGCCGCCCCCACCGGCACGGGCAGCGAGGCCGAATACCTGGAGATCGCCCTCACCGACCGGCGCGACCCGGACAAGCTGCGCGAGCTGCTCGACGAGTCGCTGCCGGCCGGTCTCGACATCACCGACGCCGTCGAGGCCCGGACCTCCGGGCTCGCCGACCGGCTCACCGCCTCCGTGTGGGAGCTGCGTCTGGAGGGTGTCGAGCCCCGGGACGCCGAGAGTGCCGTGGCCGCCTTCCTCGCCGCGGAGACCGTCGAGGTCCAGCGGAAGACGAAGAACGGCATGCGCACGTTCGACGCACGCGGCGCCGTGGCCGGCCTCGAGGCCGGCCACGCGGCGTCCGATAGGAGCGGGGACGGGCCCTGTGCGATACTGCGCCTGGTTGTTCGGCACGTGACACCTGCCGTGCGACCCGACGACGTCCTGTCCGGTCTCCGAGCTGTGGCCGACCTGGCGCCGCCGGTCCCCGCAGCGGTGACCAGGCTGGCGCAGGGGCTCTTCGACGAGGAGTCCGGCACGGTGACCGACCCGCTCGCGCCCGACCGCGAGGCAGCCCCGGCCGTTCCATCCACGGCCGCCGGGACCGCTTCTGCGACGGCGCCGGAAGGTCCCGCCGCGTAA
- a CDS encoding aldehyde dehydrogenase (NADP(+)) — MRLAQQAFHGYRHTSLEARAAFLESIARHIEDLGPTLLERVRDETGLPAARVESERDRTTGRLRMFAAVVREGGWLDAHIDPALPGRTPVPRPDLRRRRIPLGPVVVFTASNFPLAFSVAGGDTASALAAGAPVVVKAHPSHPGTSELVGRAVRAAVREHGLPEGTFSLLHGPGPGPGPDLGRALVTDPPIKAVGFTGSRRGGLALCETASRRPEPIPVFAEMSSVDPVFLLPNALRRDPDGLGRAFIASMTSSTGQMCTSPGLVFAHEGEDLERFVRAAAAAVRHYTATPMLSPGIHGNCTQGLAGLEAVEGVTVRARGGENDEVATPGRAAVLVTDAETFLATPALRAEVFGPASLVVGVPAATGMENLAAALEGQLTATVHATDADLPTASRLLDTLELLAGASSSTAGPPAWRSVTP; from the coding sequence GTGCGCCTGGCCCAACAGGCGTTCCACGGCTACCGCCACACGTCCCTGGAAGCGAGGGCCGCCTTCCTCGAGAGCATCGCGCGGCACATCGAGGACCTCGGCCCCACGCTGCTGGAGCGCGTACGCGACGAGACCGGGTTGCCCGCCGCACGCGTCGAGAGCGAACGCGACCGCACGACCGGCCGACTGCGCATGTTCGCGGCCGTCGTCCGCGAGGGCGGCTGGCTGGACGCGCACATCGACCCCGCTCTGCCCGGGCGGACCCCCGTGCCGCGCCCCGACCTGCGCCGCCGCCGCATCCCGCTCGGCCCCGTCGTGGTCTTCACCGCGAGCAACTTCCCGCTCGCCTTCTCCGTCGCCGGCGGCGACACCGCCTCCGCCCTGGCCGCCGGCGCTCCCGTGGTCGTCAAGGCGCACCCCTCCCACCCGGGCACCAGCGAACTCGTCGGCCGCGCCGTCCGGGCGGCGGTTCGCGAACACGGCCTGCCGGAAGGCACCTTCTCGCTGCTCCACGGCCCCGGCCCCGGCCCCGGCCCCGACCTCGGTCGTGCGCTGGTCACCGATCCGCCTATCAAGGCCGTGGGATTCACGGGATCCCGCCGGGGCGGACTCGCGCTCTGTGAGACCGCCTCACGCAGGCCCGAGCCGATACCCGTGTTCGCCGAGATGTCCAGCGTCGACCCGGTCTTCCTGCTGCCAAACGCCCTGCGCCGGGACCCGGACGGCCTCGGCCGCGCCTTCATCGCCTCCATGACCAGCTCGACGGGGCAGATGTGCACCAGCCCGGGGCTCGTCTTCGCCCACGAGGGCGAAGACCTGGAGCGCTTCGTACGGGCCGCGGCAGCCGCGGTCCGTCACTACACGGCAACACCCATGCTTTCGCCCGGCATCCACGGCAACTGCACACAGGGACTGGCCGGTCTCGAGGCCGTCGAAGGGGTCACGGTCCGTGCCCGCGGCGGGGAGAACGACGAGGTGGCCACCCCCGGCCGGGCGGCCGTCCTCGTCACGGACGCCGAGACCTTCCTCGCCACTCCCGCACTGCGGGCAGAGGTCTTCGGCCCGGCCTCCCTCGTCGTAGGGGTGCCCGCGGCCACCGGCATGGAGAACCTCGCCGCGGCCCTCGAAGGCCAGCTCACCGCGACCGTCCACGCCACGGACGCCGACCTCCCCACCGCCTCCCGTCTCCTCGACACCCTGGAACTCCTGGCCGGCGCGTCGTCTTCAACGGCTGGCCCACCGGCGTGGAGGTCGGTCACGCCGTGA
- a CDS encoding 5-dehydro-4-deoxyglucarate dehydratase produces the protein MEVARLHRRATAVELARQAENDGADAILLLPPYLTEASQEGLAAHVKAVCRATRLGVIVYSRADAVYDDSTVAELADSCPNLIGFKDGVGDLELMTRIHARLGDRLVYVGGLPTAEMFAVPYLELGVSTYSSAVFNFLPQFALDFYEAVRAHDSAGVRRRLNDFVLPYCALRSRRPGYAVSIVKAGMRVVGHPAGPVRTPLTDLTETETAELADLVRKAV, from the coding sequence GTGGAAGTAGCGCGCCTCCACCGGCGAGCCACCGCCGTGGAACTCGCCCGGCAGGCCGAGAACGACGGCGCCGACGCGATCCTCCTGCTGCCTCCCTATCTGACGGAGGCGTCGCAGGAGGGACTTGCCGCGCATGTGAAGGCCGTGTGCCGGGCGACCCGTCTCGGCGTCATCGTCTACAGCCGGGCCGATGCCGTCTACGACGACAGCACGGTCGCGGAGCTCGCCGACTCCTGCCCCAACCTCATCGGCTTCAAGGACGGCGTCGGCGACCTGGAGCTGATGACGCGGATCCACGCCCGGCTCGGCGACCGTCTCGTCTACGTCGGCGGACTGCCCACCGCCGAGATGTTCGCGGTGCCCTATCTGGAGCTCGGCGTCAGCACCTACTCGTCCGCCGTCTTCAACTTCCTGCCGCAGTTCGCCCTCGACTTCTACGAAGCGGTGCGCGCGCACGACAGCGCCGGGGTCCGCCGGCGCCTGAACGACTTCGTCCTGCCGTACTGCGCGCTCCGCAGCCGCCGCCCCGGCTACGCGGTCAGCATCGTCAAGGCCGGCATGAGGGTCGTAGGCCACCCCGCGGGGCCGGTCCGCACGCCGCTGACCGACCTCACCGAAACCGAGACCGCGGAACTGGCCGACCTCGTCAGGAAGGCGGTCTGA
- a CDS encoding LysR substrate-binding domain-containing protein, whose amino-acid sequence MEARYFHELLISVFRAARITPVFSQYLSQVHSILALVNGGWGVALVPETAALLRYAGVVFRPVRLSAPAPVELTLAWRTNNHNPALSALLEHL is encoded by the coding sequence GTGGAGGCGCGCTACTTCCACGAACTCCTGATCAGCGTCTTCCGCGCGGCCCGGATCACCCCGGTCTTCTCCCAGTACCTCAGCCAGGTCCACAGCATCCTGGCACTGGTCAACGGCGGCTGGGGAGTGGCGCTGGTGCCCGAGACCGCTGCCCTGCTGCGCTACGCCGGCGTCGTCTTCCGACCCGTACGGCTGAGCGCCCCGGCCCCCGTCGAGCTCACGCTCGCGTGGCGGACCAACAACCACAACCCCGCCCTGAGCGCTCTCCTCGAACATCTGTGA
- a CDS encoding MFS transporter has product MPSARDTPTASPLDSAVTKVFRRVVPLFIVMLVCNQLNRSNIGYAQVHLEADVGIGAAAYGFGAGPFFVAYAIFELPSNVLMERYGPKVWLTRIMVSWGLVSAAMAFVNGPVMFYVLRFLLGVAEAGFFPASIFYFSRWLPGSHRGRATAMFVAGSSIAAAISGPVSGPLLSLDGAGGITGWQWLFGIEGMLSVVVGCVAYRLLDSKIKDARWLSGAEQRALTDSVEREDEARRREAGAGAGTTSRWKLLLNPQVLVFCGIYPPPPVRRPDGPGPETPHPPPVPGPATPSLLPRPVPPTQGLP; this is encoded by the coding sequence ATGCCCTCCGCTCGTGACACCCCCACTGCCTCCCCCCTGGACAGTGCCGTCACCAAAGTCTTCCGCCGTGTGGTACCCCTCTTCATCGTCATGCTGGTCTGCAATCAGCTGAACCGCTCCAACATCGGATACGCCCAGGTCCATCTGGAGGCGGACGTCGGCATCGGCGCCGCCGCCTACGGATTCGGCGCCGGCCCGTTCTTCGTCGCGTACGCCATCTTCGAACTCCCCAGCAACGTACTGATGGAGCGCTACGGCCCCAAGGTCTGGCTGACCCGCATCATGGTCAGCTGGGGCCTGGTGTCCGCAGCGATGGCGTTCGTCAACGGCCCCGTCATGTTCTACGTGCTGCGCTTCCTGCTCGGGGTGGCGGAAGCGGGCTTCTTCCCCGCCAGCATCTTCTATTTCTCCCGCTGGCTGCCCGGGTCGCACCGGGGCCGCGCCACCGCCATGTTCGTCGCCGGATCCTCCATCGCCGCCGCGATCTCCGGCCCGGTCTCCGGGCCTCTGCTCTCACTCGACGGAGCGGGCGGGATCACGGGCTGGCAGTGGCTGTTCGGCATCGAGGGCATGCTGTCCGTCGTCGTGGGCTGCGTCGCCTACCGCCTGCTCGACTCGAAGATCAAGGACGCCCGCTGGCTGAGCGGTGCCGAACAGCGGGCTCTGACCGACAGCGTGGAACGCGAGGACGAGGCCAGGCGCCGCGAGGCCGGCGCCGGGGCGGGAACCACGTCCCGCTGGAAGCTCCTGCTCAACCCCCAGGTGCTGGTCTTCTGCGGCATCTACCCCCCGCCCCCCGTCCGGCGACCTGACGGCCCTGGCCCCGAGACACCGCACCCGCCTCCCGTCCCGGGACCGGCCACGCCGTCGCTCCTCCCCCGCCCCGTACCTCCGACCCAAGGACTCCCATGA
- the gudD gene encoding glucarate dehydratase, producing the protein MSAAPLGTPQPVVTSMRVIPVAGQDSMLLNLSGAHAPYFTRNLVVLTDSEGRTGVGEVPGGEKIRSTLQEAEDLVAGQPLGQYHAVLRAVRERFGDRDTGGRGSQTFDLRITVHAVTALESALLDLLGQHLGVPVSALLGEGRQRDRVPVLGYLFYIGDRGRTDLPYRSEPDAQDDWLRLRNEEALTPAAVVALAEAAQRRYGFQDFKLKGGVLEGRQEAEAVRALAERFPGARITLDPNGAWPVEEAVALGRELAGVLAYAEDPCGPEGGYSGRETMAEFRRATGLRTATNMIATDWRQLSHAVRADAVDIPLADPHFWTMQGSVRVAQLCEAWGLTWGSHSNNHFDVSLAMFTHVAAAAPGEITAIDTHWIWQDGQRLTTEPFEIRDGMLDVPVCPGLGVTLDMEQVEAAHELYRSLGLGSRDDATAMRHLVPGWEFDSKRPALVR; encoded by the coding sequence ATGAGCGCCGCGCCCCTCGGCACCCCCCAGCCAGTCGTCACTTCGATGCGCGTCATCCCCGTCGCGGGCCAGGACAGCATGCTGCTGAACCTCAGCGGCGCCCACGCCCCCTACTTCACCCGTAATCTCGTCGTCCTGACCGACTCCGAGGGGCGCACCGGGGTGGGCGAGGTCCCTGGTGGCGAGAAGATCCGCTCCACGCTGCAGGAGGCCGAGGACCTGGTGGCCGGGCAGCCCCTCGGCCAGTACCACGCGGTCCTGCGCGCGGTCCGCGAGCGCTTCGGGGACCGGGACACCGGCGGGCGGGGCTCGCAGACCTTCGACCTGCGGATCACGGTGCATGCCGTCACCGCCCTGGAGTCCGCCCTGCTCGACCTTCTCGGACAGCATCTGGGTGTGCCCGTGAGCGCGCTGCTGGGTGAGGGGCGGCAGCGGGACCGCGTGCCTGTGCTCGGCTACCTCTTCTACATCGGCGACCGCGGGCGCACCGACCTGCCCTACCGCAGCGAGCCGGACGCCCAGGACGACTGGCTGCGACTGCGGAACGAGGAGGCGCTCACCCCCGCCGCTGTCGTCGCCCTCGCGGAGGCTGCCCAGCGGCGTTACGGGTTCCAGGACTTCAAGCTCAAGGGTGGTGTCCTGGAGGGCCGGCAGGAGGCCGAGGCGGTCCGGGCCCTCGCCGAGCGCTTCCCCGGGGCCCGGATCACGCTGGACCCCAACGGCGCCTGGCCGGTGGAGGAAGCCGTCGCGCTGGGCCGCGAGCTGGCCGGCGTCCTCGCCTACGCGGAGGACCCGTGCGGCCCGGAGGGCGGCTACTCCGGCCGCGAGACGATGGCCGAGTTCCGGCGCGCCACCGGGCTGCGGACCGCCACCAACATGATCGCCACCGACTGGCGGCAGCTCAGCCACGCCGTTCGCGCCGACGCGGTCGACATCCCGCTGGCCGACCCCCACTTCTGGACCATGCAGGGCTCCGTACGGGTCGCCCAGCTCTGCGAGGCGTGGGGGCTGACCTGGGGCTCGCACTCCAACAACCACTTCGACGTGTCGCTGGCCATGTTCACCCATGTCGCCGCCGCGGCCCCCGGTGAGATCACGGCCATCGACACCCACTGGATCTGGCAGGACGGCCAGCGGCTCACCACCGAACCCTTCGAGATCAGAGACGGCATGCTCGATGTGCCCGTATGCCCGGGTCTGGGCGTCACTCTCGACATGGAGCAGGTGGAGGCGGCCCACGAGCTCTACCGCAGCCTGGGGCTCGGGTCCCGGGACGACGCGACCGCCATGCGTCACCTGGTGCCCGGCTGGGAGTTCGACAGCAAGCGGCCCGCGCTGGTGCGGTGA
- a CDS encoding TIGR03960 family B12-binding radical SAM protein: MSAESVFPQLEALLPHVQKPIQYVGGELNSTVKPWESCDVRWALMYPDAYEVGLPNQGVMILYEVLNEREGVLAERTYSVWPDLEELMREHKVPQFTVDSHRPVGAFDVFGLSFSTELGYTNMLTALDLAGIPLESRDRTVDHPIVLAGGHAAFNPEPIADFIDCAVIGDGEQAVLDMTEIIRAWKAEGRPGGREEVLFRLAKTGNVYVPRFYDVEYLPDGRIGRVVPNKSGVPWRVSKHTVMDLDEWPYPKQPLVPLAETVHERMSVEIFRGCTRGCRFCQAGMITRPVRERSITGIGDMVDKGLKATGFEEVGLLSLSSADHSEIGDIAKGLADRYEEDKIGLSLPSTRVDAFNVDLANELTRNGRRSGLTFAPEGGSERMRKVINKMVSEEDLIRTVSTAYGNGWRQVKLYFMCGLPTETDEDVLQIGDMAVKVIAEGRKVSGQNDIRCTVSIGGFVPKPHTPFQWAPQLSAEETDARLEKLRDKIRGDKKYGRSIGFRYHDGKPGIVEGLLSRGDRRVGAVIRAVYEDGGRFDGWREHFSYDRWMACAEKTLPDFGVDVDWYTTRERTYEEVLPWDHLDSGLDKDWLWEDWQDALDETEVEDCRWTPCFDCGVCPQMDTHIQVGPTGKKLLPLTVVK, encoded by the coding sequence ATGTCTGCCGAGTCGGTCTTCCCACAGCTCGAAGCGCTGCTTCCGCATGTGCAGAAGCCCATCCAGTACGTCGGCGGTGAGCTGAACTCCACCGTCAAGCCCTGGGAGTCCTGCGACGTGCGCTGGGCCCTCATGTACCCGGACGCCTACGAGGTCGGTCTGCCCAACCAGGGCGTCATGATCCTCTACGAGGTGCTGAACGAACGCGAGGGCGTGCTCGCGGAGCGCACCTACAGCGTGTGGCCGGACCTCGAGGAACTGATGCGCGAGCACAAGGTGCCGCAGTTCACCGTGGACAGCCACCGGCCCGTCGGCGCGTTCGACGTGTTCGGGCTCAGCTTCTCCACCGAGCTCGGCTACACCAACATGCTCACGGCGCTGGACCTCGCGGGCATCCCGCTGGAGTCCAGGGACCGCACGGTCGATCATCCGATCGTGCTGGCCGGCGGTCACGCCGCGTTCAACCCCGAGCCGATCGCGGACTTCATCGACTGCGCGGTCATCGGCGACGGCGAGCAGGCCGTTCTCGACATGACCGAGATCATCCGCGCCTGGAAGGCGGAGGGCCGCCCGGGCGGGCGCGAGGAGGTCCTGTTCCGTCTCGCGAAGACCGGCAACGTGTACGTGCCGCGCTTCTACGACGTGGAGTACCTGCCCGACGGCCGCATCGGCCGCGTCGTGCCCAACAAGTCGGGTGTGCCGTGGCGAGTGTCCAAGCACACCGTCATGGACCTCGACGAGTGGCCCTACCCGAAGCAGCCGCTGGTCCCGCTCGCGGAGACCGTCCACGAGCGGATGTCCGTCGAGATCTTCCGCGGCTGCACCCGCGGCTGCCGTTTCTGCCAGGCCGGCATGATCACGCGCCCCGTGCGGGAGCGAAGCATCACCGGCATCGGCGACATGGTCGACAAGGGTCTCAAGGCGACCGGCTTCGAGGAGGTCGGCCTGCTGTCGCTGTCCTCCGCGGACCACAGCGAGATCGGCGACATCGCGAAGGGCCTGGCCGACCGGTACGAGGAGGACAAGATCGGTCTCTCCCTGCCGTCGACGCGGGTCGACGCGTTCAACGTCGATCTCGCCAACGAGCTCACCAGGAACGGCCGCCGCTCCGGCCTGACCTTCGCCCCCGAGGGCGGCTCCGAGCGCATGCGCAAGGTCATCAACAAGATGGTCTCGGAGGAGGACCTGATCCGTACGGTCTCCACCGCGTACGGCAACGGCTGGCGGCAGGTGAAGCTGTACTTCATGTGCGGTCTGCCGACGGAGACCGACGAGGACGTCCTCCAGATCGGCGACATGGCCGTCAAGGTCATCGCCGAGGGCCGCAAGGTCTCCGGACAGAACGACATCCGCTGCACGGTGTCCATCGGCGGGTTCGTGCCCAAGCCGCACACCCCGTTCCAGTGGGCGCCGCAGCTGAGCGCCGAGGAGACCGACGCGCGCCTGGAGAAGCTGCGCGACAAGATCCGCGGCGACAAGAAGTACGGCCGCTCGATCGGCTTCCGCTACCACGACGGCAAGCCCGGCATCGTCGAGGGCCTGCTCTCGCGCGGCGACCGCCGTGTCGGCGCGGTCATCCGCGCCGTGTACGAGGACGGCGGCCGCTTCGACGGCTGGCGCGAGCACTTCTCGTACGACCGCTGGATGGCGTGCGCCGAGAAGACGCTGCCGGACTTCGGCGTCGACGTCGACTGGTACACGACCCGTGAGCGCACGTACGAGGAGGTCCTGCCCTGGGACCACCTGGACTCCGGTCTCGACAAGGACTGGCTCTGGGAGGACTGGCAGGACGCCCTCGACGAGACCGAGGTCGAGGACTGCCGCTGGACGCCGTGCTTCGACTGCGGCGTGTGCCCGCAGATGGACACCCACATCCAGGTCGGCCCGACGGGCAAGAAGCTGCTCCCGCTGACCGTCGTGAAGTAG